From one Candidatus Obscuribacterales bacterium genomic stretch:
- a CDS encoding amino acid ABC transporter permease has translation MRLDVILDAFPKLLVGAGITVQLTVIVIFFGLIGGSLMGIARLSPIPAVRIATRIYVDFFRGTPLLVQIFMVYFGIPSLIQSMGSQFSFSRPVAAILALSLNATAYIAEIVRSGIQSIELGQREASESLGLSPMQTMGYVIFPQAFRRIIPPLGNEFITLLKDTSLVSIISYEELFREAELAAATNYRYFELFGTVAMVYLVMVIVLSQFFSWLENALNPANRGKRTKPKPVVEEV, from the coding sequence ATGAGACTAGACGTTATTCTAGATGCCTTTCCCAAGCTCTTGGTTGGAGCCGGGATTACCGTTCAACTAACGGTGATCGTTATCTTTTTTGGCTTAATTGGAGGGTCGTTGATGGGGATTGCTCGCCTGTCCCCCATTCCAGCGGTGCGGATTGCCACTCGTATCTACGTGGATTTCTTCAGAGGAACGCCGCTCCTGGTGCAAATCTTTATGGTTTACTTTGGCATACCATCGCTCATTCAAAGCATGGGTTCCCAATTTAGCTTTAGCCGACCAGTCGCGGCTATCTTGGCGCTGAGTTTAAATGCAACGGCCTATATTGCTGAAATTGTCCGGTCGGGCATTCAGTCTATTGAGTTGGGGCAACGGGAAGCATCTGAATCCCTCGGTCTGAGTCCTATGCAAACCATGGGCTATGTCATCTTTCCCCAAGCGTTCCGCCGGATCATTCCGCCCTTGGGCAATGAATTTATTACCCTGCTCAAAGATACTAGCTTGGTATCCATCATTAGCTATGAAGAACTGTTCCGCGAGGCGGAGTTGGCCGCAGCGACAAACTATCGCTACTTTGAGCTTTTCGGCACGGTTGCCATGGTGTATTTGGTGATGGTGATTGTGCTGTCGCAGTTCTTTAGCTGGCTGGAGAATGCGCTCAACCCAGCCAACCGCGGCAAACGTACGAAGCCCAAACCGGTGGTGGAAGAAGTCTAG
- a CDS encoding pyridoxamine 5'-phosphate oxidase family protein, which produces MAKVFDQITQNLQNFIQQQSLFFVATAPLSDSGHINLSPKGLDSFRILSPTRVAYLDLTGSGNETSAHLQENGRITIMFCAFQGAPMILRLYGTGQTLLPGTPDWDAKRSLFPEIPGMRQIITVDLNRIQTSCGQGVPLLSYDGQRDSLVQWSAKKGIEGLEAYQQQKNRVSIDGLPTPLARRSPSDSP; this is translated from the coding sequence ATGGCCAAAGTATTTGATCAGATTACCCAGAATCTCCAGAACTTTATTCAGCAACAGTCGCTGTTTTTCGTGGCTACTGCCCCCTTATCTGATAGCGGACATATTAATCTTTCTCCCAAAGGGCTAGATAGCTTTCGCATTCTGTCACCCACCCGCGTTGCCTATCTCGACCTCACCGGCAGCGGCAATGAAACCTCAGCCCATCTTCAAGAAAACGGACGGATCACAATTATGTTTTGCGCCTTTCAGGGAGCGCCGATGATCCTACGCCTCTATGGAACCGGGCAAACCCTGTTGCCTGGCACCCCCGATTGGGATGCCAAGCGATCGCTGTTTCCTGAAATTCCAGGTATGCGACAGATTATTACGGTCGATCTCAATCGCATCCAAACCTCCTGCGGGCAAGGCGTACCGCTCCTTAGCTATGACGGACAGCGAGATTCCCTGGTGCAGTGGTCTGCTAAAAAGGGCATTGAGGGCTTGGAGGCCTATCAACAGCAAAAAAATCGGGTCAGCATTGATGGACTACCCACGCCCCTGGCCAGGCGATCGCCCTCCGACTCTCCCTAG
- a CDS encoding AAA family ATPase, whose product MNDLFKGFEQLLELAKTLEEKAEKGELKTDIRINSRSMSSIPRQGNIPNDIGTSRIRTPSSGGEDEGDRVLVTPPPGDGSESPDLPDASLQDVGGLGEVLRELRELIEIPLKRPDLLKKLGLEPTRGVLLVGPPGTGKTLTARAIADELGVNYIAIIGPEVMGKYYGEAEARLRSIFEKAARSAPCLVFIDEIDSLAPDRAKVEGEVEKRLVAQLLGLMDGFAKTEGVIILAATNRPDHLDPALRRPGRFDREVQFRVPDRDGRLDILTILTRAMPLDASVDLGAIADLGVGMVGADLKALCQKAAYSALRRQVPTLSAPIPDTMTITHDDFLQAIREIRPAVLRSVEVESPNTHWDDIGGLQEVKQRLQESVEGALLYPELYAQTKATAPRGILLWGPPGTGKTLLAKAIASQARANFIAVNGPELLSRWVGAAEQAVRELFTKARQAAPCVIFIDELDTLAPARGKFNGDSGVSDRVVGQLLTELDGLQGCPNVLLVGATNRPDALDPALMRAGRLDLQLKIDLPDADSRLAILQVHNSDRPLQDVDLAQWAACTADWNGADLALLSNQAALEAIRRYRALQLDDPTLVSITTADFERAHLALELQKRSL is encoded by the coding sequence ATGAACGATCTCTTCAAAGGCTTCGAGCAACTGCTGGAACTAGCCAAGACCTTAGAGGAAAAGGCCGAAAAGGGCGAACTCAAGACGGATATCCGCATCAACTCCCGTTCGATGAGCAGCATTCCTCGCCAGGGCAATATCCCGAACGATATCGGCACCAGCCGCATTCGCACCCCCTCCAGTGGAGGTGAGGATGAGGGCGATCGCGTTTTGGTGACGCCGCCGCCCGGAGATGGTTCGGAGAGTCCTGATCTGCCTGACGCGTCTCTGCAAGATGTGGGCGGTCTGGGTGAGGTGCTGCGAGAGCTGCGGGAGCTGATCGAAATTCCCCTGAAGCGTCCCGACTTACTGAAGAAGCTAGGACTGGAGCCAACTCGGGGTGTCTTGCTCGTCGGGCCACCGGGAACCGGAAAGACCTTAACCGCTAGGGCGATCGCCGATGAACTGGGCGTCAACTACATCGCGATTATTGGCCCCGAAGTGATGGGCAAATATTACGGCGAGGCTGAAGCTCGCTTGCGCAGCATCTTTGAAAAAGCAGCGCGATCGGCTCCTTGTTTGGTGTTCATTGACGAAATTGACAGCCTCGCGCCCGATCGCGCCAAGGTGGAAGGAGAAGTAGAAAAACGTCTCGTGGCCCAGCTTTTGGGACTCATGGACGGCTTTGCTAAAACCGAAGGCGTGATCATCCTAGCGGCAACCAATCGTCCAGATCACCTCGATCCCGCCCTGCGTCGTCCTGGCCGCTTCGATCGCGAGGTGCAGTTCCGGGTGCCGGATCGAGATGGCCGCTTGGACATTCTCACCATTCTCACCCGCGCCATGCCGCTGGATGCATCGGTGGATTTGGGGGCGATCGCTGACTTAGGAGTTGGCATGGTCGGTGCCGATCTGAAAGCTCTCTGCCAGAAAGCCGCCTACTCCGCCCTACGGCGACAGGTGCCCACCTTGAGCGCTCCCATCCCCGACACCATGACCATCACCCACGACGACTTCCTGCAGGCAATCCGCGAGATTCGTCCTGCTGTTTTGCGGTCGGTGGAAGTGGAATCACCCAATACCCATTGGGATGACATTGGTGGATTGCAAGAGGTGAAGCAGCGACTGCAGGAATCCGTTGAGGGAGCCCTGCTCTATCCCGAACTCTATGCCCAAACCAAGGCAACTGCCCCCCGAGGAATTTTGCTCTGGGGGCCACCAGGAACCGGAAAAACGCTGTTGGCCAAGGCGATCGCCTCCCAGGCCCGCGCGAACTTCATTGCCGTGAATGGCCCGGAATTACTCAGCCGCTGGGTGGGAGCAGCAGAACAGGCGGTGCGAGAACTCTTTACCAAAGCTCGCCAAGCAGCGCCCTGCGTCATCTTCATTGATGAACTGGACACCCTAGCTCCGGCGCGAGGTAAATTTAACGGCGATTCCGGCGTCAGCGATCGCGTTGTGGGGCAACTCCTGACCGAACTGGATGGTCTACAAGGCTGCCCCAATGTGCTGTTGGTGGGGGCAACCAATCGCCCTGATGCCTTAGATCCAGCCCTGATGCGCGCTGGACGCTTAGATTTGCAACTGAAGATTGACCTACCCGATGCCGACAGTCGCCTAGCCATCCTGCAGGTTCATAACAGCGATCGCCCTCTGCAAGACGTCGATCTAGCCCAGTGGGCCGCCTGCACGGCAGATTGGAACGGCGCAGACCTGGCTCTGCTTAGCAACCAAGCTGCCTTAGAAGCCATTCGCCGCTACCGAGCCCTGCAGCTTGATGATCCCACTCTGGTATCGATTACCACCGCTGACTTTGAGCGGGCTCATCTGGCCCTCGAACTCCAGAAGCGATCGCTCTAG
- a CDS encoding basic amino acid ABC transporter substrate-binding protein: MVRVTRFRFLRQFLLGLVCVVMIAACGGGGGDTGAPADDAAGGGSDRLVVATEPAFPPFEFQAEDGSLAGFDIDLMNAIGEAAGFEVEFQSLPFDGIIPALQTNIVDAAISGMTITAVRLETVDFSRPYIAAGLAIAVQESNTDINSIGDLEGKRIAVQIGTTGADTANGVPDAQISTFDSAPLALQELSNGNADAVINDAPVTLDAIASGNIPGLKVIGELVTEEYYGIALPKGSPNLERVNSGMATILDNGTYAEIFQTWFGAEPPELPEEAPL, encoded by the coding sequence ATGGTTCGAGTGACACGATTTAGATTTTTACGCCAGTTTTTGCTTGGCTTGGTTTGTGTTGTGATGATCGCCGCCTGTGGGGGCGGTGGTGGTGACACGGGTGCTCCCGCAGATGATGCAGCCGGTGGCGGCAGTGATCGCTTAGTAGTGGCGACCGAGCCAGCGTTTCCGCCCTTTGAATTTCAAGCTGAGGACGGCAGTCTGGCTGGCTTTGATATTGATCTGATGAATGCGATTGGCGAGGCGGCCGGCTTTGAGGTGGAGTTTCAAAGTCTTCCCTTTGATGGCATTATCCCAGCTCTCCAGACGAACATAGTGGATGCAGCTATCAGCGGCATGACCATTACTGCTGTTCGTCTGGAAACGGTAGATTTCTCCAGACCCTATATTGCGGCTGGGTTGGCGATCGCTGTTCAAGAGAGCAACACGGATATTAATTCCATTGGTGACCTCGAAGGCAAGCGAATTGCTGTCCAGATCGGCACCACAGGGGCAGATACGGCTAACGGCGTTCCCGATGCCCAAATAAGCACCTTTGACTCCGCACCCTTGGCCCTGCAAGAGTTGTCGAATGGCAATGCTGATGCGGTGATTAATGACGCACCGGTGACCCTAGATGCGATCGCCAGCGGCAATATTCCTGGTCTGAAGGTGATTGGCGAACTGGTGACGGAAGAGTATTACGGTATTGCCCTGCCCAAGGGGTCGCCCAACCTAGAGCGGGTCAACTCTGGCATGGCTACCATTCTCGATAACGGTACCTATGCTGAGATTTTCCAAACCTGGTTTGGGGCAGAGCCGCCGGAGCTGCCGGAAGAGGCTCCGTTGTAA
- a CDS encoding amino acid ABC transporter ATP-binding protein, with amino-acid sequence MVKVSDRQMPAVLFEDVKKRYGDLQVLNGISSQIALGEVVAIIGSSGCGKSTLLRCINRLEAINGGRLIVNGIDISSPTLPNQELRRLRTNVGMVFQQFNLFPHKSVLDNLTLAPQKVLGQSKSESKQTAYFFLEKVGLSEKASAYPDQLSGGQKQRVAIARALCMKPQVMLFDEPTSALDPELVGEVLLVMKQLAEEGMTMVIVTHEMQFAREVADRVIFLNKGYIEEEGSAREVLTNPQSDRLQTFLSRMSFAAV; translated from the coding sequence ATGGTCAAGGTTAGCGATCGCCAAATGCCTGCTGTACTCTTCGAAGACGTCAAAAAACGGTACGGTGACTTACAAGTTTTAAACGGCATTAGCAGCCAGATCGCTCTGGGTGAAGTAGTGGCTATCATCGGCTCCTCGGGATGCGGCAAGAGTACCTTGCTGCGCTGCATTAACCGTCTAGAGGCTATCAACGGTGGTCGGCTAATCGTCAACGGCATAGACATTTCATCCCCCACCCTGCCCAATCAAGAACTGCGCCGCCTGCGTACTAACGTTGGCATGGTATTCCAGCAATTCAATCTATTTCCCCACAAAAGCGTTTTAGATAACTTAACTCTGGCTCCCCAGAAAGTATTGGGTCAGTCTAAGTCTGAAAGCAAGCAAACAGCTTATTTTTTCCTGGAGAAAGTTGGCTTATCAGAGAAAGCCAGCGCCTATCCTGATCAACTCTCGGGTGGACAAAAGCAACGGGTGGCGATCGCCCGAGCCCTGTGCATGAAGCCCCAAGTGATGCTCTTTGACGAACCAACCAGCGCCCTTGACCCAGAACTGGTGGGAGAAGTATTGCTGGTGATGAAACAACTGGCAGAAGAAGGGATGACTATGGTGATTGTCACCCACGAGATGCAATTTGCCCGCGAGGTAGCCGATCGTGTCATTTTCCTCAACAAGGGCTATATCGAAGAAGAAGGATCGGCGCGGGAAGTATTGACCAATCCCCAGAGCGATCGCCTACAGACCTTCCTCAGCCGCATGAGTTTCGCAGCGGTTTAG